CAGCATGGTCAGCGGAACGCGCTCGGCGAGCAGCTCCGCGGTCGGCTTGTTGAACGCGAACGAGCGCCCGAAGTCGCCGTGCAGCACGATCTTGCCGATCCAGCCGAAGTAGCGCGGCACCATCGGCTTGTCCAGCCCGTACAGCCGCTTGAGGTTGGCGACCTCCTCCTCCTCCATCTCCTCGCCGGTCTCCTGCACGATCCTGAGGATCATGGTGTCGACGAAGTCGCCCGGCGGCAGTTGGATCACCACGAATGCCACGATCGAGATCGCCCACAGCGACACGATCATGTACAGGGTGCGACGCAGAATGAGCGGTCCCATGCGAGGCTCCTACGGTAACAGAATACGGTAACAAAAAACGGCCGCCGGGCCGGGCGCCTCGAGGTGAGTCGCCCGCTCCGCGCGGCCGTCGATCATGCGCAAGCGGCGCTCGGCCGCGCCTGCCCTATTCCTGCACCAGGTAGAACTGGGAGGGGTGCTGGGGGCCGGTCCAGGAGCCGATCGACCAGTCGTGGCCGCCGCGCTCCGGGAAGTTGCGCAGCTTGTTGCTGCGCGGCATCGGCAGCGGCACCTCGCCCACCGTCCCGATCACCCACAGGTTGTCCGCTTGCGAGGCCAGGATCTCCTTGCCCAGGCGGGTCTTCTCGGCCACGTCCATGGTCGCGGTCATCTGTTCCCAGCGCTCGATGTTGCGCTTGACCTCATCGGGCGGCTCGATGCCGCCCTCGCCGCCGGTCACGTACCACAGCGCCCACTGGTTGCCCCACGGGTTCTCCCAGCCCTGGCGCTGCGGCAGGAAGAACAGCGGCGACGCCACGAACGCCTCCGAGCGGGCGTTGAACCCGGCCGAGCCGCCGTAGAGCTGCATCTGGTTGGTCTTGGAGCGCTCCTCGCTCTGCTGGTAGGAGAAGCTCTTCATGGTCACTTCCATGCCGATCTCCTTCCACTGCTCCACCGCCAGCTCGTGAATCGGCAGCACCGCGGCGCCGGTGTCCATCACCACCGAGAAGCGGTTGCCGTCGGACAGCAGCCGCCACTCACGGTTGGCGTCCCAGGTCAGCCCCAACTCGTCCAGGATCTGGTTGGCGCGCTCCACGTCGTGCTCGGCGTACGCCTCGGCGAAGTGCGGCTCGAAGTAGATCGACTCCTTGATCAGGGTGTGCTGCCGCGGCGTACCCAGCCCCTGGAACACCACCTCGTTGATCTCGTCGCGGTCCAGCGCCAGCGACAGGGCGTGCGAGAAGCGGCTGTCGGCGAAGATCGGTGCCAGCACCGGGTCGTCGATCGTGCGGTTGACCTGGAACAGCGTCGCCGAGCCCTCCAGGCTGGGCCACAGCTCGACCGTGTAGTCGCCGGACTCCTCGTTCTGCTTCATCAGCGGGTAGTCGCTCAGCGGGGCGTACCAGCCGATGGAGACGGTGAACTCACCGGCGATGATCTTGCCGGCGAACACCTGCAGGTCCTGGACCAGTTCCACGTTGATACCGTCCAGGTAGGGAAGCTGGTTGCCCTCGACGTCGATTTTCCAGTAATAGGGGTTGCGCTCCCAGCGCGCCAGGTCGGTGCCGATCTCGGCCAGCCGATAGGCGGTGAGCATGGGCCGCTCGGTGTTGAACTTGGGCAGTTCGCTCCACGAGTTGTTCTTGTCGCCGAAGTGCTGGACCCAGTTCTCGAAGCCCGCCTCCTTGGCCAGCGCCTCCGCCTTCTCGGCGCCCACGTAGTTGGGATGGAACTGGCTGAAGTAGTGCTTGGCCTGCTTGATCGGCGTCACCCCGCGGTTGGGATGCGGCAGCCACTCGACCGCCACCGGATTGGGGATGGCGAACGAGAACTGGAAGGTGAGGTCGTCGAGGAAGTTCATCTTCATCAGCTCGCCGCCCGGTTGCAGGAACCTGGCCGGATTCGGGGTCAACTCCTCGTTGAGGATGATGTCCTCGTACCAGAACTTGACGTCCTCGGTGGAGAACGGCTCGCCGGTGGACCACTTGATGCCCTCGCGCAGGGTCACGGTGAGCACCTTGGCGTCGGCCGACAGCTCGTAGCCGGTGGCGACGTTGGGCGACTGGGTGGACAGGTCTCCCGCGATGCGGTTGAGCTGCTCGATGCCGATCAGCAGGTGCGCCTCGCCCCAGTGGCCGGTGCCGTCGCGGCCCATGAAGGCATAGCCGCCGTACTGGCCGATCTCCTGGTAGGGCACGACCACGTACGGATCGACCGGCAGCCGATCCTCGACCGGCGGCAGCTCGCCGGCGGCCACCATCTCGGCCAGCATCGGCGCCTCGCTGAACGACGTGATGGTGTTGCCGGTGGCGGCGGTGTAGTCGGCGATGGTGTTGTAGAACCGGATGTCGTCCCACTCATGGTCGAAGGTGGTACGCTCCATGGCCATGGCCGCCTCGCCGCCGCCCTCCGTCTCGCCGCCGGCAAACGCCAGCCCGGGAACCAGCAGCAACGCCACCAGCGGCACTGCCACGAACAATCTGTGCAGTCTCAAGTATCTGCTCCTTTGGGATATGAGTTGTCGCCCGCGAATATGTAACCGCCACCGCCCGGCGGTCAAGGCACGTGGGGTCGCGGGCCTACCAACCTGAATTCGGCGCACCGTCTGCCCGAGGAGTGGAATTGCAGTACCTTTTTTGGTACATTCAGCGGCGATGAATCCTCCCGGGAAGTCCATTGTGGCTCGGTTCTTCCGGCTACCGGGAGGGCGAGAGCCCGTTCGCGACTGGCTTGGGGAACAATCGCCGGAGGACAAGAGACGCATCGGCGGCGACCTGATGAAAGTCGAGTTCGGTTGGCCATGTGGTCCTCCCCTCTGCCGATCGCTCTCTGGTTATCCGGGCCTATACGAAGTGCGCAGTCGTCTGATTACCAGACGTATCGCGCGCGTGTTCTTCACTGTGTCCGAGCAGAACATGGTGCTCCTGCACGGATTCATCAAGAAGAGCCAAGCGACGCCGTTGCGGGAGTTGAAGCTTGCCGAGCGACGGGCGAAGGAGTATCACAGAAGTGTCTGAACAAAATCCTCATCTGGGGTCCACGCTCGAGAGTCTGCTGCGGAAGAACGGCATCTACGAAGATGCCAAGAACGACGCTGTCAAGTCGGTCCTCGCTTACAAGCTTCAGCAAGCGATGAAGGAACAGAACCTCTCCAAGGCGGGCATGGCCGAACGTATGGAAACCAGCCGCTCACAACTCGACCGCTTGCTCGATCCGGAGAACGAAGGTGTAACACTGCATACCCTCAAGCGCGCCGCGGCCGCCGTGGGGATGCGCCTGGAACTCGGACTCCGCTAGTCTGCATCCGTCGTCTTCCTGTCACCGGCTGGCGGGCCGGCTCACCTGGAGGTCGGCCGAGACGGCACAATGGTCCGGGTGGTCGCCGTGGCGGGGCCACTCACGGGTCGATTCCGGGATCAGCATGGCCGCCGCGGCATCGCCGAGCACGATGTGGTCGATGAATTCGTCGAATCGCGGATCGCACCGAGTTTCGATGTCCGCGGTGAGGAGATCGAGCGGGGACGATTTCGGCGACAGCTCTCTCCAGGCCCAGTCGTCTCGGACGGCCAGGCGGCGGTTGAAGTCTCCCAGGATGCCGAAAGCGGTCCGCTCATCCTCCCGGCGGTGGGCCCAGGATCTGAGTTCGAGAACCTGGTCTCGCAGCGTGGCGCAAGTCTCTGCGCGGGACTCGCTCGCGTCCTGCTCGGCCGACCAGCATCCCGACTTGAGGTGCACGGACAGCAGGCGAAGTTGGCGGTCGCCGAGGGCGACGGTAATGTCCGTACCCCAGCGATTGTGCGGAGCCGGGTCGCCGAGGGATTCCAGGTCTTCGTTGCGCTGGTAGGCGATCTCCTTGCGGACGGCGAACCCGGTCGCCAGTTGGTGGACGTACTTGCCCGGCAGTCCCCAGCACTCGCGCGGCTCTGCTGCCGGTACCGGACGCATGGACACTTCCACGCGCCAGTGAGTTGCGGGGAACACCCGCAGGGCGGCGTCCATGTTCTCCACTTCCTGGAACGCCACCACGTCCGGGGCGATCTCCCGGATACGGTCGGCGATGGCAGCGTAGTCCGCCTGCTCCCTGGGCACACAGCCGGCGTCGTCGGTGTCGTTCAGATGCTCCAGGTTCCAGGTGGCGATGCGCAGATGCACCGCGTCGAGCGGGTCCGGAACCATCCCCGCTCCCCGGCAGCCGGCGAGCA
This window of the Spirochaetaceae bacterium genome carries:
- a CDS encoding ABC transporter substrate-binding protein — its product is MRLHRLFVAVPLVALLLVPGLAFAGGETEGGGEAAMAMERTTFDHEWDDIRFYNTIADYTAATGNTITSFSEAPMLAEMVAAGELPPVEDRLPVDPYVVVPYQEIGQYGGYAFMGRDGTGHWGEAHLLIGIEQLNRIAGDLSTQSPNVATGYELSADAKVLTVTLREGIKWSTGEPFSTEDVKFWYEDIILNEELTPNPARFLQPGGELMKMNFLDDLTFQFSFAIPNPVAVEWLPHPNRGVTPIKQAKHYFSQFHPNYVGAEKAEALAKEAGFENWVQHFGDKNNSWSELPKFNTERPMLTAYRLAEIGTDLARWERNPYYWKIDVEGNQLPYLDGINVELVQDLQVFAGKIIAGEFTVSIGWYAPLSDYPLMKQNEESGDYTVELWPSLEGSATLFQVNRTIDDPVLAPIFADSRFSHALSLALDRDEINEVVFQGLGTPRQHTLIKESIYFEPHFAEAYAEHDVERANQILDELGLTWDANREWRLLSDGNRFSVVMDTGAAVLPIHELAVEQWKEIGMEVTMKSFSYQQSEERSKTNQMQLYGGSAGFNARSEAFVASPLFFLPQRQGWENPWGNQWALWYVTGGEGGIEPPDEVKRNIERWEQMTATMDVAEKTRLGKEILASQADNLWVIGTVGEVPLPMPRSNKLRNFPERGGHDWSIGSWTGPQHPSQFYLVQE
- a CDS encoding type II toxin-antitoxin system RelE/ParE family toxin; the encoded protein is MNPPGKSIVARFFRLPGGREPVRDWLGEQSPEDKRRIGGDLMKVEFGWPCGPPLCRSLSGYPGLYEVRSRLITRRIARVFFTVSEQNMVLLHGFIKKSQATPLRELKLAERRAKEYHRSV
- a CDS encoding helix-turn-helix transcriptional regulator, giving the protein MSEQNPHLGSTLESLLRKNGIYEDAKNDAVKSVLAYKLQQAMKEQNLSKAGMAERMETSRSQLDRLLDPENEGVTLHTLKRAAAAVGMRLELGLR